A stretch of the Uranotaenia lowii strain MFRU-FL chromosome 3, ASM2978415v1, whole genome shotgun sequence genome encodes the following:
- the LOC129750500 gene encoding uncharacterized protein LOC129750500 — translation MQRLPTVFVFVVLASQAALAFTPVRKCPSGVDLPESVRIQDCTSLPCWLQNGAKIDAIGEGIVSPVTTSTMTTYMTIFFAGLSIDFPPPDGWDDACAKGTAPGTCPVQQGDRFDYHLEHPGVTLPLAGVNAIIEVGIRADDGSHVTCLQFDAFIHN, via the coding sequence ATGCAACGACTGCCTACAGTTTTCGTGTTCGTCGTGCTGGCTAGCCAAGCCGCACTGGCCTTTACTCCGGTGCGCAAGTGTCCTAGCGGTGTGGACCTGCCGGAATCGGTTCGAATCCAGGATTGTACTTCGTTGCCCTGTTGGTTGCAAAATGGAGCCAAAATTGATGCCATCGGTGAGGGCATCGTGAGTCCCGTGACTACCTCCACGATGACCACCTACATGACCATCTTCTTCGCTGGGTTGAGCATCGATTTCCCGCCTCCAGATGGTTGGGACGATGCCTGCGCCAAGGGAACGGCTCCGGGAACCTGCCCGGTGCAGCAGGGAGATCGGTTTGATTATCATCTGGAACATCCGGGCGTTACGTTGCCCTTGGCCGGCGTCAATGCCATTATTGAGGTTGGAATTCGTGCCGACGACGGAAGCCATGTCACTTGTCTACAGTTTGATGCCTTCATTCACAACTAG